One part of the Nostoc sp. PCC 7120 = FACHB-418 genome encodes these proteins:
- the csx10 gene encoding type III-D CRISPR-associated RAMP protein Csx10 gives MKRIELTIKALSPLAIGKQKPGGSINEAERYIPGSVLRGAIAKHILQRAGRELENLATNGGDFADLFLAENPAIFQNAYPAVAKVGSKHQVVDNNIKVLPATAVSSKANPGFLPKGHGVFDTLIDSFCAEQFQHSYDPSSLKALEQGVDPRVETYNSLYSKHNEQYCTHAATSRLLTRVGINRYRATSSDDILYSIEVLNEAFIVANEGKNQEWDNYVYRGYINVSNDELATKLTNFINNNSEVFRLGGSVSRGLGKVEITAKEIPVADDISSRIHVFNQALHKRWQDWSEAFGDGLRPAKSDRTPNPTSKRTFFTLNLHSDVILTEDWQRTTVISPEMLQQFADVEDPSLKLHTAYSSYSYTSGWNSAWGLMKDVELVTNKGSVYLFSTENRQLWEDALSSLELRGVGDRTCEGFGQVEICNEFHQIFRENPV, from the coding sequence ATGAAGCGAATTGAACTGACCATCAAAGCATTGTCACCCTTGGCAATTGGTAAACAAAAACCCGGCGGTTCTATCAACGAGGCGGAACGATATATTCCAGGTTCAGTGTTGCGTGGTGCGATCGCTAAACATATCCTACAACGTGCTGGCCGGGAACTGGAAAATCTGGCAACTAACGGCGGTGATTTCGCAGACTTATTTTTAGCGGAAAATCCAGCTATCTTTCAAAATGCCTACCCCGCAGTTGCTAAAGTGGGGAGTAAGCATCAAGTAGTAGATAACAATATCAAAGTTTTACCTGCAACTGCTGTTAGTTCCAAAGCCAATCCTGGTTTTTTACCCAAGGGACATGGTGTATTTGATACATTAATTGACTCGTTTTGTGCCGAACAATTCCAGCATTCTTATGACCCCAGTAGTTTGAAAGCATTAGAACAAGGGGTAGACCCGCGAGTTGAAACCTACAATTCTTTGTATAGCAAACATAACGAGCAATACTGTACTCATGCGGCTACAAGTCGTTTGTTAACACGGGTGGGCATTAATCGTTATCGTGCTACATCTAGCGATGATATTTTATACAGTATCGAAGTTCTCAACGAAGCCTTTATAGTTGCCAATGAGGGTAAAAATCAGGAATGGGATAATTACGTTTATCGCGGTTATATTAACGTTTCTAATGATGAATTAGCCACAAAACTCACTAATTTTATCAACAATAACTCTGAAGTTTTTCGACTTGGTGGGTCAGTATCTCGTGGGCTGGGTAAAGTTGAAATTACTGCTAAAGAAATTCCGGTAGCTGATGATATTTCTAGTCGGATTCATGTATTTAATCAAGCATTACATAAACGCTGGCAAGATTGGTCTGAAGCATTTGGCGATGGGCTACGCCCCGCTAAAAGCGATCGCACACCTAACCCAACTAGTAAACGCACTTTTTTTACACTTAACTTGCATTCTGATGTAATTTTAACTGAAGATTGGCAGCGTACTACAGTAATTTCGCCAGAAATGCTTCAGCAGTTTGCAGATGTGGAAGACCCTAGCTTAAAACTCCACACAGCTTACAGTAGTTATAGTTACACTTCTGGTTGGAATAGTGCTTGGGGTTTGATGAAAGATGTTGAACTTGTCACCAATAAAGGGTCAGTTTATTTATTCAGCACTGAAAATCGACAGTTGTGGGAGGATGCACTTTCTAGTTTAGAGTTGCGGGGTGTAGGCGATCGCACCTGTGAAGGTTTTGGACAAGTAGAAATTTGCAACGAGTTTCATCAAATATTTCGGGAGAATCCAGTATGA
- a CDS encoding RAMP superfamily CRISPR-associated protein — protein MIDLSTLSQRASENWKINAIIDTALCVGAGGSSGSLADKPIVRNAQRQLLIPGSQIKGRLRHECEKLARALGWQIFYAPVATELCPNQGQVSSQFQKIYQVSGYKGYHCVVSQIFGDPILPSRVIVDDFICTTPVDELAEVFRPGVTINRRRRTAEENKLYLLETSPANAQLEFKGKIYLQPRFRSGSPDLAKPLIFAALRRIYALGGSKSTGLGWLHWQNLPTLSDDDPIWSNLNAEEYLANRQVSVGGAA, from the coding sequence ATGATTGACCTGAGTACACTTTCCCAAAGAGCATCTGAAAACTGGAAAATAAATGCAATTATTGATACAGCTTTATGTGTTGGTGCTGGTGGTTCATCTGGTTCGCTGGCAGATAAACCCATTGTCCGCAACGCCCAACGACAACTTTTAATCCCCGGTTCTCAAATTAAAGGTAGGCTGCGCCATGAATGTGAAAAACTTGCACGGGCGTTAGGTTGGCAGATTTTTTATGCACCCGTAGCCACAGAACTTTGTCCAAATCAAGGCCAAGTGTCTAGCCAATTTCAAAAAATTTATCAAGTTAGCGGCTATAAAGGCTACCACTGCGTTGTATCGCAAATCTTTGGCGACCCAATCTTACCATCCCGTGTCATTGTGGATGATTTTATCTGTACAACACCAGTTGATGAACTAGCAGAAGTTTTTCGTCCTGGTGTGACTATCAACCGTCGTCGTCGCACGGCTGAAGAAAACAAACTCTATTTATTAGAAACGTCGCCTGCAAATGCCCAGTTAGAGTTTAAGGGTAAGATTTACCTACAGCCCCGCTTTCGTTCTGGCAGTCCAGACTTAGCAAAGCCTTTGATTTTTGCTGCTTTACGACGCATCTATGCTTTGGGAGGTAGTAAATCAACAGGTTTGGGATGGTTGCATTGGCAGAATTTACCGACTTTATCTGATGATGATCCGATATGGTCAAATTTGAATGCTGAGGAGTATCTAGCAAATCGTCAAGTTTCAGTTGGTGGTGCTGCATGA
- the cas10 gene encoding type III-B CRISPR-associated protein Cas10/Cmr2, whose translation MNNSRTRTITALAWCLAWGERHNLNQDELSILHQIERAIKDEPDVPESIKSVVKQAKRLYDIPNDYEPETLEDLKKDYPDLWDEKRRIGLVYGGATKIKQYVFEAAKLNDIRGASALLDRINLDDIPGFFGEGGRSHRIGKWLDENGFSDLRQALIPELIIYSTGGSVLAFCPAALTDKLANAIEKRYTHETLTANSCAVGDTFRLLELRFGLLQDPIENTLWLEKYKQKQSNPNPNPIIQAYFNQSNESDLNKKFWLRKNFNELVGKLANQFTHRRNGNASATARPTRSFPPMFETHPYLERDETDNRAAVAKTNLPGTPSFSDALARKVIVGQRSKRDRQQRRRWYKNFRFRRQSGKEELWSPGYFPSWVTRFHKFLEQSESDRQYYQITQGEPVTEAFSLREIGNVSKLRGFVGYIYADGNNMGGYLRQHIRTPEKYREFSKQVLDATRNAVYIALEKHLKPRRLNNLIDPDNAHRNGDWIYPFEIITIGGDDVLLIVPADKALDVAKTIGEEFEREILKSPGFRLNKPYEPEKVHRYQGEKPSEYTSQCELSMSAGVLITAENTPIYYAQELTEQLLKSSKKLAKELKRYNYYGGTVDFLVLKAVTMIASDVKDFREQGLTKGNLKLYASPYTLHELGGLLQTVEALKKAKFPKSQLYQIRSLLERGKHTAILNYRYFRVRLQQGQAELQREFEESWCKALTNDGNLAPWISDRRCIIRNLMLLLFVEASPQAGFCLHYQTLRLLKKPNYETLWRDLVDLYPFLVEDEPTPANQGEQQEQGVKQ comes from the coding sequence ATGAACAATTCTCGCACGCGCACAATTACTGCTTTAGCCTGGTGTCTCGCTTGGGGCGAAAGGCACAATCTCAATCAGGATGAACTCAGTATATTGCATCAAATAGAACGGGCAATTAAAGATGAGCCAGACGTACCGGAGAGTATCAAATCTGTTGTTAAACAAGCAAAGCGACTCTATGATATTCCTAACGACTATGAACCAGAAACACTGGAAGACTTGAAGAAAGATTATCCAGACCTTTGGGATGAGAAGAGGCGCATTGGTTTGGTATATGGGGGAGCTACCAAAATCAAACAATACGTCTTTGAAGCTGCTAAACTTAACGATATTCGTGGTGCGTCGGCGTTACTAGATCGCATTAATCTTGATGATATTCCCGGTTTTTTTGGAGAGGGCGGGCGATCGCACCGAATAGGTAAATGGCTGGATGAGAATGGATTTTCTGACCTAAGACAAGCCTTAATTCCCGAATTGATTATCTATTCTACAGGCGGTAGTGTTCTTGCTTTCTGTCCTGCTGCATTGACTGACAAACTCGCCAATGCAATCGAAAAACGCTACACTCATGAAACTTTAACCGCTAATTCCTGTGCTGTTGGTGATACTTTCAGGCTTTTAGAATTACGCTTTGGGTTACTGCAAGACCCAATTGAAAATACGCTTTGGCTTGAAAAATACAAACAAAAACAAAGTAATCCTAATCCCAATCCTATTATTCAAGCTTATTTTAACCAATCAAATGAATCGGACTTAAACAAGAAATTTTGGCTACGCAAGAATTTTAACGAACTTGTGGGAAAACTTGCTAACCAATTTACCCACCGCCGTAACGGAAACGCATCAGCAACAGCACGTCCTACTCGTTCCTTTCCGCCAATGTTTGAAACTCATCCATACTTGGAACGGGATGAAACTGACAATCGCGCAGCTGTCGCCAAGACGAATTTACCGGGAACACCTAGTTTTTCGGATGCTTTAGCACGAAAAGTTATTGTCGGACAGCGCAGCAAACGCGATCGCCAGCAACGACGGCGATGGTACAAAAATTTTAGATTCCGCAGACAGTCAGGGAAAGAAGAACTATGGAGTCCCGGTTATTTTCCTAGTTGGGTGACAAGATTTCACAAATTTTTAGAACAATCAGAAAGCGATCGCCAATATTATCAAATCACACAAGGTGAACCAGTAACAGAGGCTTTTTCTTTACGTGAAATAGGTAATGTCAGCAAACTTCGTGGTTTTGTTGGTTATATCTATGCAGATGGTAATAATATGGGTGGCTATCTCCGCCAGCACATCCGCACGCCAGAAAAATACCGCGAGTTTAGCAAACAGGTTTTAGATGCAACGCGGAACGCTGTTTACATTGCGCTAGAAAAACATCTTAAACCGCGCCGACTGAATAATCTTATTGACCCAGATAATGCTCACCGGAATGGTGATTGGATTTATCCTTTTGAAATTATTACGATTGGTGGCGATGATGTTTTATTAATCGTTCCTGCGGATAAAGCTTTAGATGTTGCTAAAACTATTGGTGAAGAATTTGAACGAGAAATATTAAAATCACCAGGCTTTAGGCTTAACAAACCTTATGAACCCGAAAAAGTCCACCGCTACCAAGGAGAAAAACCATCTGAGTATACATCTCAATGTGAATTAAGTATGTCGGCAGGTGTTTTGATAACTGCTGAAAATACACCTATTTACTACGCACAAGAACTCACCGAGCAACTTCTAAAATCATCGAAGAAACTTGCTAAAGAACTCAAACGCTATAACTATTATGGTGGAACGGTTGATTTTTTAGTATTAAAAGCCGTAACCATGATTGCTTCAGATGTCAAAGATTTCCGCGAACAAGGATTAACAAAAGGTAATCTTAAACTATATGCTTCACCTTACACCCTTCATGAATTAGGAGGGTTATTACAAACTGTGGAAGCACTTAAAAAAGCCAAATTTCCGAAATCACAACTATATCAAATTCGTAGTTTGTTAGAGCGAGGCAAACATACTGCTATCCTCAACTATCGTTACTTCCGAGTTAGACTACAACAAGGACAAGCTGAACTACAAAGGGAATTTGAAGAGTCTTGGTGTAAAGCTTTAACAAATGATGGTAATTTAGCACCTTGGATAAGTGATAGAAGATGTATCATCAGAAATTTGATGTTGTTGCTCTTTGTAGAAGCCAGTCCTCAAGCAGGATTTTGCTTACATTATCAAACTTTACGCCTTTTAAAAAAACCAAATTATGAAACTCTTTGGCGTGACTTGGTAGATTTATATCCATTTCTAGTAGAAGATGAGCCAACACCAGCGAACCAAGGAGAACAACAAGAACAAGGAGTCAAGCAATGA
- the cas6 gene encoding CRISPR-associated endoribonuclease Cas6, whose translation MPRAATTPKRKPRAKSAPTSLVPTWADETELVGLVFDLEATDSGSLYSQYTIGLHAWFLHQVQQVDPDLSAYLHDGESEKPFNISALEGQLLPSGKQLRLEAKQTYHWHINALSQKVALFLKEWLTNLPKTIELSGTPLQIKQVSIAHAPTTYAQLLQPSTQPSLVNLSFVSPTSFRRKGHHFPLPVPENLFHSYLRRWNDFSNMLVNQESFLEWIDENVIIHQHRLQSEKVAAGKRGSVTGFTGAISLGLSRAGLANADFTKLFYALVQLSPYCGTGHKTTFGLGQTRLDWLEQKPTTSAQLLENILAERIEELTEIFTAQRKRKGGDRTDKIAATWATVLARRDMGDSLQAIADDLEMPLLTVKTYVKLARKALK comes from the coding sequence ATGCCACGAGCAGCCACAACACCCAAACGCAAGCCTAGAGCTAAATCAGCACCAACATCTCTAGTTCCAACATGGGCAGATGAGACAGAATTGGTAGGCTTGGTGTTTGACTTAGAGGCAACTGACTCAGGTTCTCTCTACTCACAGTACACAATCGGACTTCATGCTTGGTTTCTGCATCAAGTGCAGCAAGTTGACCCAGACCTTTCAGCCTATCTTCATGATGGAGAATCGGAAAAACCCTTCAATATATCGGCATTAGAAGGACAACTGCTACCTAGTGGCAAGCAATTAAGGTTAGAAGCCAAGCAAACATACCACTGGCATATCAATGCACTGTCTCAAAAAGTGGCATTGTTCCTCAAAGAATGGTTGACGAACTTACCGAAAACTATTGAGTTAAGTGGCACACCTCTACAAATCAAACAAGTGAGTATTGCTCATGCACCAACAACTTATGCACAGTTATTGCAACCATCAACGCAACCATCATTAGTCAATCTGAGCTTTGTCTCACCTACCAGTTTTCGGCGCAAAGGTCATCATTTCCCTCTACCAGTACCAGAAAATCTGTTTCATAGTTACTTGCGGCGATGGAATGACTTTTCCAATATGCTAGTAAATCAAGAGAGTTTTCTGGAATGGATAGACGAAAACGTGATCATTCATCAACACCGTTTGCAGTCAGAGAAAGTAGCAGCAGGGAAGCGGGGGTCAGTCACAGGTTTTACAGGTGCAATATCTTTAGGTTTGAGCCGGGCAGGGTTAGCTAATGCAGACTTTACTAAATTATTTTATGCTTTGGTGCAGTTATCTCCCTATTGCGGCACAGGACATAAAACGACATTTGGTTTAGGGCAAACACGTTTAGACTGGTTAGAACAGAAGCCAACGACATCGGCTCAGTTGTTGGAGAATATATTGGCAGAACGGATCGAGGAACTGACAGAAATATTCACAGCACAACGCAAACGCAAGGGTGGCGATCGCACTGATAAAATAGCTGCTACCTGGGCAACTGTTTTGGCTCGTCGAGACATGGGAGATTCACTCCAGGCGATCGCTGATGATTTAGAGATGCCGCTATTGACTGTAAAAACTTATGTAAAGTTAGCGCGGAAAGCTTTAAAGTGA
- a CDS encoding phosphoketolase family protein: MTISPSKPKSSDVKQDKSAPLSTEELYQINAYWRACNYLALGMIYLQDNPLLKQPLKPGHIKNRLLGHWGSSPGLSFIYVHLNRLIKKYDLDVIYIAGPGHGAPGILGPTYLEGTYSEVYPDKSEDEEGMLKFFKQFSFPGGIGSHCTPETPGSIHEGGELGYSLSHAYGAAFDNPDLIVTAVIGDGEAETGPLATAWHSNKFINPIRDGAVLPILHLNGYKIANPTILARISHEELEDLFKGYGYTPYFVEGHDPAQVHQLMAATLETVILEIKKIQTEARTSGVAKRPRWPMIVLRTPKGWTAPAEIDGHKLEGFWRSHQVPITDVATNPDHLKILEQWMKSYKPEELFDEHGSLIPELKELAPIGHRRISANPVANGGILRKELRLSDFRNNAVEVSKPGAVEVENTKPLGNFLRDIMRNNMTNFRIFGPDETASNRLSAVYEVSEKTWLADILPEDADGSELSTDGRVMEMLSEHNLFGWLEGYLLSGRHGLFHSYEAFAHIVDSMFNQHAKWLEISKNEVAWRSPISSENILLSSTVWRQDNNGFSHQDPGFIDLVTNKSANVTRIYLPPDANCLLSVADHCLRSTNYVNVIVADKQKHLQFLSIEEAIAHCTKGIGIWDWASNDHHGQEPDLPDVIMASCGDVVTMEALAATAILRDEFPDLKVRFINVVDLYKLQPDTEHPHGLSDWDFDSLFTTDKPVIFNFHGYPWLIHKLAYRRTNHENIHVRGYKEKGSINTPLELAINNQVDRFNLVIDVIDRVPKLGSAAVYVRERMKKEIINNRNYAHKHGIDQPEILNWKWPY; this comes from the coding sequence ATGACTATTTCTCCTTCTAAGCCAAAGTCTTCAGACGTGAAACAAGACAAATCTGCTCCACTTAGTACTGAAGAATTGTATCAAATCAATGCTTACTGGCGTGCTTGCAACTATCTAGCTCTAGGTATGATCTATTTGCAAGATAATCCACTGCTCAAACAACCCCTCAAGCCAGGACACATCAAAAATCGCCTGTTAGGACACTGGGGTTCAAGTCCCGGTTTGAGCTTTATTTACGTCCATCTCAACCGTTTAATCAAGAAATATGATTTGGATGTGATTTACATTGCAGGCCCAGGTCATGGCGCTCCGGGTATTCTTGGACCTACATACTTAGAAGGAACCTATTCTGAGGTTTATCCTGATAAGAGCGAGGACGAGGAAGGTATGCTGAAGTTTTTCAAACAGTTTTCCTTTCCTGGTGGCATTGGTAGCCACTGCACACCGGAAACCCCTGGCTCGATTCACGAAGGCGGCGAGTTAGGCTACAGCCTCTCCCACGCTTACGGTGCGGCTTTCGATAACCCAGATTTGATTGTGACGGCAGTTATTGGTGATGGTGAAGCAGAAACTGGGCCTCTGGCAACAGCTTGGCATTCCAATAAATTTATCAACCCCATTCGGGATGGTGCTGTTTTACCAATCTTGCATTTGAATGGCTACAAAATTGCTAACCCAACTATCCTAGCCCGCATCAGCCATGAGGAACTAGAGGACTTATTCAAGGGGTATGGCTATACACCGTACTTTGTGGAAGGGCATGATCCAGCGCAAGTGCATCAATTGATGGCAGCAACCCTAGAAACAGTGATTCTGGAAATCAAAAAAATTCAAACCGAAGCTAGGACTTCGGGTGTAGCAAAGCGTCCTCGTTGGCCGATGATTGTCCTTCGCACCCCCAAAGGCTGGACTGCGCCGGCAGAAATAGACGGTCATAAATTAGAGGGATTTTGGCGATCGCACCAAGTACCAATTACAGATGTAGCTACTAATCCTGACCATCTGAAGATTCTCGAACAATGGATGAAAAGTTACAAGCCAGAAGAATTATTTGATGAGCATGGCAGTCTAATTCCTGAACTCAAAGAACTAGCTCCTATTGGTCATCGTCGCATCAGTGCCAATCCCGTTGCTAATGGTGGAATTCTGCGGAAAGAATTGCGCCTATCCGACTTCCGCAACAATGCAGTTGAGGTATCTAAACCTGGTGCAGTTGAGGTGGAAAACACTAAGCCTCTAGGGAACTTCCTGCGAGATATCATGCGTAATAACATGACTAATTTCCGCATATTCGGCCCAGATGAAACCGCCTCCAATCGACTCAGTGCTGTCTACGAAGTCAGCGAGAAAACCTGGTTGGCAGATATTCTGCCTGAAGATGCAGATGGTAGTGAACTATCTACCGACGGTCGGGTGATGGAAATGCTCAGTGAACATAATCTGTTCGGCTGGCTTGAGGGCTATCTTTTATCTGGGCGACATGGTTTGTTCCACAGCTATGAAGCTTTTGCTCACATTGTTGACTCTATGTTTAACCAGCACGCCAAATGGCTGGAAATCAGTAAAAATGAAGTTGCTTGGCGATCGCCGATTTCTTCAGAAAATATCTTGCTATCCTCTACTGTTTGGCGACAAGACAACAATGGCTTTAGCCACCAAGATCCAGGATTCATAGATTTGGTGACGAATAAGAGTGCCAATGTTACCCGGATTTATCTGCCTCCCGATGCTAACTGTCTACTTTCTGTAGCCGATCATTGCCTGCGTAGTACCAACTACGTCAACGTCATCGTTGCAGACAAGCAAAAACACCTCCAGTTTCTCAGCATAGAAGAAGCGATCGCACATTGCACCAAAGGCATCGGCATCTGGGACTGGGCAAGCAATGACCATCATGGGCAAGAACCCGATCTTCCTGATGTCATCATGGCATCTTGTGGAGATGTTGTGACTATGGAAGCGTTAGCTGCAACTGCCATCTTAAGAGATGAGTTCCCCGATCTCAAGGTGCGGTTTATTAATGTTGTTGACTTGTACAAGTTGCAACCAGATACAGAACATCCACATGGATTATCAGACTGGGATTTCGATAGTCTTTTCACCACAGATAAGCCTGTAATTTTCAACTTCCACGGCTATCCTTGGCTGATTCACAAACTTGCTTACCGTCGCACTAACCATGAAAATATTCATGTGCGCGGCTACAAGGAAAAGGGCAGCATTAACACACCACTTGAGTTAGCTATCAACAACCAAGTTGATCGGTTCAATCTGGTGATTGACGTAATTGATCGAGTTCCGAAGCTGGGTTCTGCTGCTGTCTATGTTAGAGAGCGCATGAAAAAAGAAATTATTAACAACCGGAATTATGCTCACAAGCACGGTATAGATCAGCCAGAAATCCTCAACTGGAAGTGGCCTTACTAA
- a CDS encoding chaperone modulator CbpM: MTFSLSKTVVSLEGEQLYTFEYAASITETSISVVQVYVELGVIEAIGDLLHSRAIARIAQIQRLRQDLGLNLVGAAMVIDMATEIAQLRAQLKVYQSHPSKQW; encoded by the coding sequence ATGACCTTCAGCCTTTCAAAAACCGTGGTTTCACTCGAAGGCGAACAACTCTACACCTTTGAATATGCCGCATCAATAACTGAGACTTCGATTAGCGTTGTGCAGGTTTATGTTGAGTTAGGCGTAATCGAAGCGATTGGTGATTTGCTGCATTCCCGTGCGATCGCGCGAATTGCTCAGATTCAACGCTTGCGTCAAGATTTGGGGCTAAATTTAGTCGGCGCGGCAATGGTAATAGATATGGCGACGGAAATTGCCCAATTACGGGCGCAGCTAAAGGTGTATCAGTCTCATCCCTCTAAGCAATGGTGA
- a CDS encoding DnaJ C-terminal domain-containing protein produces the protein MPTATDFKDYYAVLGVSKTATPEEIKRAYRKLARKYHPDLNPGDKDAEAKFKDLNEANEVLSDPEKRQKYDRFGQHWNHPGYTDAPPPSSTNVDTTDFDQYGDFDSFINDLLGRTRRKTSTGGFDDFSGGFRSQAPAPDTEAAIALTFSEAFHGVQKRLQLDEETINVRIPPGAKPGSRIRIKGKGRPSPFSQQRGDLYLTIEVLPHPFFRFEGDNLVCEIPIRPDEAVLGAQISVPTPDGSVTMKIPKGVRSGQSLRLRGKGWTLPKGGRGDLFAKLQMVTPQDLSAIEQEYYEKIQANTSFNPRTQLEEIKL, from the coding sequence ATGCCAACGGCAACGGATTTTAAAGACTATTACGCAGTTCTGGGAGTGAGCAAAACGGCAACCCCTGAAGAAATTAAACGCGCTTACCGCAAACTTGCCCGCAAATATCATCCTGACCTCAATCCTGGAGATAAAGACGCAGAAGCAAAGTTCAAAGACCTGAACGAAGCGAATGAGGTACTCTCTGACCCAGAAAAGCGGCAGAAATATGATCGCTTTGGTCAGCACTGGAATCACCCAGGGTACACTGACGCACCGCCACCCAGTTCCACTAATGTTGATACAACTGACTTCGATCAGTACGGCGATTTTGATTCGTTTATCAACGATCTGCTGGGTCGAACGAGACGTAAAACCTCCACTGGTGGCTTTGATGATTTTAGTGGGGGATTTCGTTCTCAAGCTCCCGCACCGGACACAGAAGCCGCGATAGCCCTGACATTTTCCGAAGCATTTCACGGTGTCCAAAAACGGCTGCAACTCGATGAGGAAACAATCAACGTCCGTATTCCCCCTGGTGCAAAGCCTGGGAGTAGAATTCGCATCAAAGGTAAAGGTCGTCCTAGTCCATTCTCTCAACAGCGTGGCGATTTATATTTAACTATCGAAGTTTTACCCCATCCCTTCTTTCGATTTGAGGGCGATAACTTGGTTTGCGAAATTCCCATTCGCCCTGATGAAGCGGTTTTAGGCGCACAAATCAGCGTACCAACCCCCGATGGTAGCGTGACGATGAAAATTCCCAAAGGAGTGCGATCGGGGCAATCGCTCAGACTGCGCGGCAAAGGCTGGACATTGCCAAAAGGGGGACGAGGTGACTTATTTGCCAAACTTCAGATGGTCACGCCGCAAGACCTGAGTGCGATCGAGCAAGAATACTACGAAAAAATCCAGGCAAATACTAGCTTTAACCCACGTACCCAGTTAGAGGAGATTAAGTTATGA
- a CDS encoding DUF6920 family protein, with product MWIKWIGIIGIFIIVCLGIAAIYGGYRWQLDTDKLRAKLTNGQQIIKPKIYDKKEIEGLPAPVQRFFRTVLKDGQAIASAVKLSQQGQFNMSETEAKWSKFTATQLVITQRPGFDWDARIQMAPGVNAFVHDTYLLGEGNLQASLFGLFTVAKMYGTPESNQGELLRFFAETAWYPTALLPSQGVRWEAIDDTSARATMTDGITTVSLVFQFNDEGAIATIRAEARYRMDGDKLTAMPWGGRFGEYSVRNGMLIPLEGEVGWEHPEGTRLYFKGRITEINYEFAA from the coding sequence ATGTGGATTAAATGGATTGGAATTATTGGTATTTTTATCATAGTCTGCTTGGGAATTGCAGCCATTTATGGTGGTTATCGGTGGCAGTTGGATACTGATAAATTACGCGCCAAATTAACAAATGGACAGCAGATAATTAAGCCCAAAATCTATGACAAAAAGGAAATTGAAGGCTTACCAGCCCCCGTACAGCGATTCTTTCGGACTGTGCTTAAGGATGGACAAGCGATCGCATCTGCGGTCAAACTCTCTCAGCAGGGGCAGTTCAATATGAGTGAAACTGAGGCAAAGTGGAGTAAGTTTACCGCCACACAGCTTGTGATCACCCAGCGCCCCGGTTTTGATTGGGATGCACGTATTCAGATGGCTCCCGGAGTGAATGCCTTTGTCCATGATACCTATCTGTTAGGAGAAGGCAACTTACAGGCTTCATTATTCGGTCTTTTCACCGTTGCCAAAATGTACGGTACACCTGAATCGAACCAAGGTGAATTATTGCGGTTTTTTGCAGAGACGGCGTGGTATCCCACGGCTCTGTTACCTAGTCAGGGTGTGCGCTGGGAGGCGATTGATGACACATCCGCTCGCGCTACTATGACGGATGGTATAACAACTGTCTCCCTTGTATTTCAGTTTAATGACGAAGGGGCGATCGCGACTATTCGGGCTGAGGCTCGTTATCGAATGGATGGCGATAAGCTGACTGCGATGCCTTGGGGTGGCAGATTTGGGGAATATTCAGTTCGCAATGGGATGCTGATTCCCTTAGAAGGCGAAGTGGGATGGGAGCATCCAGAAGGCACTCGGCTCTATTTTAAAGGAAGAATTACAGAAATTAATTATGAGTTCGCGGCATGA